In one Trichlorobacter lovleyi SZ genomic region, the following are encoded:
- the trmD gene encoding tRNA (guanosine(37)-N1)-methyltransferase TrmD: MRFDILTLFPDMFRGPFDESIIRRGQDKGLIQIGLHQIRDYTVDRHRTVDDTPYGGGAGMLMKPEPLAAAIESVKQLNADATVLLTTPQGRPFTHTLAQELSLKPGLIILCGRYEGVDERIHQHYVDHEISIGDYVLSGGELAAMVLVDSVTRLIPGVLGSDESALTDSFGDGLLEYPQYTRPPEFNGLAVPAPLLSGNHAEIAKWRREQALRRTAERRPDLLAHAALSAADRLFLRSLGVLNVS; the protein is encoded by the coding sequence ATGAGATTTGATATTCTGACCCTCTTCCCGGACATGTTCAGGGGGCCGTTTGATGAAAGCATCATTCGCAGGGGACAGGACAAGGGGCTGATCCAGATCGGCCTGCACCAGATTCGAGATTATACCGTTGACCGTCACCGTACTGTAGATGATACACCCTACGGCGGCGGCGCCGGCATGTTGATGAAACCGGAACCACTTGCTGCTGCCATTGAATCGGTCAAACAACTGAACGCTGACGCAACTGTTCTTTTAACAACACCGCAGGGCAGACCGTTCACCCATACACTGGCCCAGGAGCTTTCCCTCAAACCGGGACTGATTATCCTTTGCGGCCGGTATGAAGGGGTTGATGAGCGGATTCATCAGCACTATGTTGATCATGAGATCTCAATTGGTGACTATGTGCTCTCGGGCGGCGAACTTGCTGCCATGGTACTTGTCGACAGTGTAACCCGGCTGATTCCGGGAGTGCTTGGATCTGACGAATCTGCACTGACCGACTCGTTTGGTGATGGACTGCTTGAGTACCCCCAGTACACGCGTCCACCTGAGTTTAACGGTTTGGCGGTACCGGCTCCGCTCCTCTCCGGCAACCATGCAGAGATTGCAAAATGGCGACGGGAACAGGCACTCAGGCGCACGGCAGAACGTCGGCCGGACCTGCTGGCCCATGCAGCCTTAAGTGCTGCAGACAGGCTCTTTTTACGTTCACTAGGGGTTTTAAATGTCAGTTAA
- a CDS encoding RNA methyltransferase, protein MSVNLAVALLHYPVYNKHRQLVTTAFTNLDIHDIARTARTFGLSRYYLVTPSEEQQQLIQRIVTHWDSGWGADYNPDRREALSIVRPVPSLQDALADMQQVHHQPVNIIATGAARRPDAVSFTALRRKLQDKDQQHLLLLGTGWGLADEIFEQATTILEPIQGHGAYNHLPVRSALAIMLDRLLGERS, encoded by the coding sequence ATGTCAGTTAACCTGGCGGTTGCTCTGTTGCATTACCCGGTTTATAACAAGCATCGGCAGCTGGTAACCACGGCCTTTACAAACCTTGATATCCATGACATTGCCCGGACCGCCCGGACCTTTGGCTTGTCCCGCTACTATCTGGTTACCCCGTCCGAGGAGCAGCAACAGCTGATCCAACGGATTGTGACCCATTGGGACTCAGGCTGGGGAGCCGATTATAATCCGGACCGCCGTGAAGCACTCTCGATCGTCAGGCCTGTACCGAGTCTGCAGGATGCCCTGGCCGATATGCAGCAGGTGCATCACCAGCCGGTGAACATTATCGCAACCGGAGCCGCCCGCCGGCCCGATGCCGTATCGTTTACCGCCCTGCGCCGGAAGCTTCAGGACAAGGACCAACAGCACCTGCTGTTGCTTGGTACCGGTTGGGGACTGGCTGACGAGATCTTTGAACAGGCCACCACCATCCTGGAGCCGATCCAGGGGCATGGTGCTTACAATCATTTGCCGGTTCGCTCGGCTCTGGCGATTATGCTGGATCGACTGCTGGGAGAACGCTCATAA
- the rplS gene encoding 50S ribosomal protein L19, with product MNTIDIIEFEQMKKNTPVFKTGDTVKVHVKIVEGDKQRIQAYQGVVISRQNGGIRESFTVRKISNGIGVERVFPLHSPTVEKIEVVTRGHVRRAKLYYLRKLKGKAARIRERKYVPGQA from the coding sequence ATGAATACCATCGACATCATTGAATTTGAGCAGATGAAAAAGAATACTCCGGTCTTCAAGACCGGTGATACAGTCAAGGTCCACGTTAAGATTGTGGAAGGCGACAAGCAACGGATCCAGGCCTATCAAGGTGTCGTTATCTCACGTCAGAACGGCGGCATCCGCGAATCATTTACCGTTCGCAAGATCTCCAACGGCATCGGCGTTGAGCGGGTATTCCCCCTGCACTCCCCCACGGTTGAGAAGATCGAGGTGGTAACCCGCGGTCACGTCCGTCGTGCCAAACTGTACTACCTGCGCAAACTCAAAGGCAAGGCAGCACGGATTCGCGAGCGCAAATACGTTCCAGGCCAGGCCTGA
- a CDS encoding ribonuclease HII, with protein MQDLLFEQPPHDLYHFERQARAAGYTFVAGIDEAGRGPLAGPVIAAAVILNPDAPVEGVNDSKKLTEQRRERLFELIMARALAVGVGQVDAATIDQINILQATRRAMLAAVQALSASPDLLLIDGITTIASPLPQQTIKQGDSRSASIAAASIIAKVTRDRMMGAYDKLYPDYGFLRHKGYGSAVHLAALRQHGPCPIHRMTFAGVKP; from the coding sequence ATGCAAGATCTCCTTTTTGAGCAGCCTCCACACGATCTCTACCATTTTGAACGTCAAGCCAGGGCAGCCGGCTATACGTTCGTAGCCGGCATTGATGAGGCCGGTCGCGGTCCTTTGGCCGGTCCGGTCATTGCTGCGGCAGTGATACTCAATCCTGATGCGCCGGTTGAAGGGGTCAACGACTCTAAAAAGCTGACCGAGCAACGCCGTGAACGTTTATTTGAACTGATCATGGCCAGGGCCCTTGCAGTCGGCGTTGGACAGGTTGATGCGGCAACCATTGACCAGATCAATATCCTGCAGGCAACCCGCCGGGCGATGCTTGCAGCGGTACAGGCCTTATCAGCCAGTCCGGACCTGCTCCTGATTGACGGTATTACCACCATCGCCTCCCCCCTGCCCCAGCAAACCATCAAGCAGGGAGACAGCCGCTCTGCCTCCATTGCGGCAGCCTCCATCATTGCCAAGGTCACCCGTGACCGGATGATGGGCGCCTACGACAAACTCTATCCGGACTACGGTTTTCTCCGCCACAAGGGCTATGGCAGCGCTGTACATCTTGCCGCTCTGCGGCAGCACGGCCCCTGCCCGATCCACCGCATGACCTTTGCAGGAGTAAAACCGTAA
- a CDS encoding GspE/PulE family protein: MKSTQEVKIGVIPTLLIKDGIITHDQLAYAVRVHSKLTTPQTMLDTLLELGLISQEQLQVTLRKHQLNLRLGDLLLELGYLRDIDLQQALAIQKESQGQRRLGDVLVENGFIEERKLLETLSYQLGYPLIDPDFVKIDKTLLARLPLNVCHQFNVLPLYRQGEQLVVTFADPLDQRARDIVAAHLGNFIPAICSKNSLKEALAALEHAGQTVAADDNTIIGMINLLFEDAIEEQTSDIHIEPQKDRLRVRFRRDGVMGHYKDFPKDIAPQLTTRIKVMAQADIAEKRRHQDGRILFTSRKHGINLDLRVSFFITIYGEKVVLRLLNNKGTLLDVKEIGMAPRMLEHFIYDALEVPTGVMIVTGPTGSGKTTTLYGCVNHLNDINTSIITAEDPVEYVIDGISQCSINPKIGVTFEETLRHIVRQDPDVIVLGEIRDQFSAEVAIQAALTGHKVLTTFHTEDSIGGLIRLMNMNIEAFLISSTVVCIVAQRLLRRVCPECAEPYVPTPLDLTRLGLSTHDLQGSEFKLGRGCKNCRFSGYRGRVAIFELLVMNEMVKNAILDHKSSYEIRKISVETSGMVTLMEDGLVKGARGLISMQEIITDLPRLGKPRPLHELRRILGVQR, from the coding sequence ATGAAAAGCACGCAGGAAGTCAAGATCGGGGTTATTCCAACCCTGCTGATCAAGGACGGTATCATTACCCATGATCAACTGGCGTATGCGGTGCGGGTCCACAGCAAGCTCACCACACCTCAGACCATGCTGGACACCCTGCTGGAGCTGGGGCTGATCTCGCAGGAACAGCTGCAGGTCACCCTGCGCAAACATCAGCTCAATCTACGGCTCGGCGATCTTCTGCTGGAACTGGGGTACCTGCGCGATATTGACCTGCAACAGGCCCTGGCCATCCAGAAAGAATCACAGGGACAGCGCAGACTGGGTGACGTACTGGTTGAAAACGGCTTTATTGAAGAGCGCAAACTGCTGGAGACCCTTTCCTATCAGCTCGGCTACCCCCTGATTGATCCCGACTTTGTCAAGATAGACAAGACACTGCTGGCCCGCCTTCCGTTGAATGTCTGTCATCAATTCAATGTCCTGCCGCTCTACCGTCAGGGTGAACAGCTGGTGGTGACCTTCGCTGATCCGCTTGATCAGCGTGCCCGTGACATCGTTGCCGCCCATCTCGGCAACTTCATCCCGGCCATCTGCTCAAAAAATTCACTGAAAGAGGCGCTTGCCGCGCTTGAACATGCCGGTCAGACCGTTGCAGCCGATGACAACACCATCATCGGTATGATCAACCTCCTGTTTGAAGATGCGATTGAGGAGCAGACCAGCGATATCCATATTGAGCCGCAGAAGGATCGGCTGCGGGTGCGTTTCCGCCGGGACGGCGTGATGGGGCACTACAAGGATTTCCCCAAAGATATTGCTCCCCAGCTCACCACCCGCATCAAGGTCATGGCCCAGGCCGACATTGCAGAAAAGCGCCGCCACCAGGATGGCCGGATCCTCTTTACCAGCCGCAAACATGGCATTAACCTTGACCTGAGGGTTTCTTTCTTCATCACCATCTATGGTGAAAAGGTGGTATTGCGGCTGCTGAACAACAAGGGCACCCTGCTGGACGTCAAGGAAATCGGCATGGCCCCCCGCATGCTGGAGCATTTCATTTACGACGCCCTGGAGGTGCCCACCGGGGTCATGATCGTCACCGGCCCGACCGGCTCCGGCAAGACAACCACCCTGTACGGTTGCGTCAACCACCTGAATGATATCAACACCAGTATTATCACGGCAGAAGATCCGGTTGAGTATGTGATCGACGGAATCTCCCAGTGTTCGATCAACCCCAAGATCGGTGTCACCTTTGAAGAGACCCTGCGCCATATCGTGCGCCAGGACCCGGATGTTATTGTACTGGGTGAGATCCGGGACCAGTTCTCGGCGGAAGTAGCCATCCAGGCGGCCCTGACCGGCCACAAGGTCCTGACCACTTTCCACACGGAAGACTCAATCGGCGGCCTGATCCGCTTGATGAACATGAATATTGAGGCGTTTCTGATCTCCTCCACGGTGGTCTGTATTGTAGCCCAGCGTCTGCTGCGCAGAGTCTGCCCGGAATGTGCCGAACCGTACGTCCCGACGCCGCTCGACCTGACCCGCCTGGGACTTTCTACCCATGACCTGCAAGGGTCTGAATTCAAGCTTGGCCGGGGCTGTAAAAACTGCCGTTTCAGCGGCTATCGCGGCAGGGTGGCGATCTTTGAACTGCTGGTGATGAACGAGATGGTTAAAAATGCCATCCTCGACCACAAAAGTTCCTATGAAATCAGAAAGATCAGCGTTGAGACCTCTGGAATGGTAACACTGATGGAGGATGGCCTGGTAAAAGGGGCACGGGGACTTATTTCAATGCAGGAGATCATTACCGACCTGCCACGCCTGGGCAAGCCACGGCCGTTGCATGAACTGCGCAGAATTCTGGGGGTACAACGATGA
- a CDS encoding HDOD domain-containing protein, with protein sequence MTEEKPLVRLIQDRLDGNLQELPVFHTVAVKLQQLLSTRSFEIDDIIELIGEDQSLSGRVLKVANSSYYAGLSKIATIKDAIIRLGAQEIANMAMLASQFEFYNSANETLNKMMHDLWGHALACGVGAKWLTRKAGYPGMASEAFMGGLMHDIGSLALLKVLDDIQKSKETSILFSDQLINEIIEAMHEEVGFNLMRSWNFPDFYCDIAHSHHAEEFDQSNILLVAVRLSNLACKKLGRSLQPADPGISIFSAPEAQYLGLKEIALAELEIIIEDADGISMA encoded by the coding sequence ATGACAGAAGAAAAACCACTGGTCCGGCTGATTCAGGATCGCCTGGACGGCAATCTTCAGGAATTGCCGGTCTTTCATACCGTTGCGGTGAAACTGCAACAACTGCTCTCAACCCGCAGCTTTGAGATTGACGATATTATTGAACTGATCGGCGAAGACCAATCCCTGTCGGGCCGGGTGCTGAAAGTGGCCAACTCATCCTACTATGCCGGGCTGAGCAAGATCGCCACCATCAAGGATGCGATCATCCGCCTGGGGGCCCAGGAAATTGCCAACATGGCCATGCTGGCATCCCAGTTTGAATTCTACAATTCAGCAAACGAAACCTTGAACAAGATGATGCATGACCTGTGGGGCCATGCGCTGGCATGCGGTGTCGGAGCAAAATGGCTGACCCGCAAGGCGGGCTATCCTGGCATGGCATCCGAGGCGTTTATGGGCGGGCTGATGCATGACATCGGCAGCCTGGCGCTGTTGAAGGTACTGGATGACATCCAGAAAAGCAAAGAGACCTCGATCCTGTTTTCTGATCAGCTTATCAATGAAATCATAGAGGCAATGCACGAAGAGGTGGGCTTCAATCTGATGAGATCCTGGAACTTCCCGGATTTTTACTGCGATATTGCCCATAGCCACCATGCAGAAGAGTTTGACCAGTCCAATATCCTGCTGGTGGCAGTGCGGCTTTCAAACCTCGCCTGCAAAAAGCTGGGGCGTTCTCTGCAGCCTGCTGACCCCGGTATCTCTATCTTTTCAGCACCTGAGGCACAGTACCTTGGGCTGAAGGAGATTGCCCTGGCTGAGCTTGAAATCATTATTGAAGATGCCGACGGCATCAGCATGGCATAG
- the mltG gene encoding endolytic transglycosylase MltG, whose translation MLRLPSRISSTAIRRVLPWLFRAVALLLVGWYLVLLYLPAGSPAQVYGLTVPKGVGFAAIARELQQAGVIRSSLHLRLVARLRGQDRRVQAGDYRISSAMLPSQILEKLAGGQTDACKFTLPEGYSIYQAAELLEKQGIFDSEAFLAACTDQGVLHELGISAGTVEGYLFPGTYQVGFQMNEVSLVTEMVREFRRRTEKLKPLLDATGMRLGQAVTLASIIEREAVSPEEKPLIASVFLNRLRIGMPLQSDPTAIYGVKVFGGTVTKQDLQRSSPYNTYRIKGLPPGPIGNPGLEALQAVLQPAKTDYLYFVARKDGTHQFSRTLAEHNQGVDRFLKKGKKKRL comes from the coding sequence ATGCTTCGTCTGCCCTCACGTATCTCAAGCACTGCAATCCGTCGTGTACTCCCCTGGCTGTTTCGTGCCGTTGCCCTGCTGTTGGTGGGGTGGTATCTGGTGTTGTTGTACCTGCCTGCCGGAAGCCCTGCCCAGGTCTATGGCCTGACCGTGCCCAAGGGGGTCGGTTTTGCCGCCATAGCCAGGGAGCTGCAGCAGGCCGGCGTGATTCGCAGCAGTCTGCATCTGCGTCTTGTTGCCCGCTTGCGTGGTCAGGATCGCAGGGTGCAGGCCGGTGATTACCGGATCAGCAGTGCCATGCTGCCGTCACAGATCCTTGAAAAACTGGCCGGCGGACAGACCGATGCCTGCAAGTTTACCCTGCCGGAAGGGTATTCTATCTATCAGGCAGCGGAATTGCTTGAAAAACAGGGCATCTTTGACAGTGAGGCCTTTCTGGCCGCCTGTACTGATCAGGGGGTGCTGCATGAACTCGGTATCAGTGCAGGGACCGTTGAAGGGTATCTTTTTCCCGGTACCTATCAGGTCGGTTTTCAGATGAATGAGGTGAGTCTGGTCACCGAGATGGTACGTGAGTTCCGCCGCAGGACGGAGAAATTGAAGCCGCTGCTTGATGCAACCGGTATGCGCCTGGGGCAGGCCGTGACCCTGGCTTCAATCATCGAGCGGGAAGCGGTCTCCCCGGAGGAGAAGCCGCTGATCGCATCGGTTTTCCTGAATCGATTGAGAATCGGGATGCCGCTTCAGAGTGATCCGACCGCCATTTACGGAGTCAAGGTGTTTGGGGGGACCGTGACAAAGCAGGATCTGCAGCGTTCAAGTCCTTATAATACCTACCGGATTAAGGGACTTCCGCCGGGGCCGATCGGAAACCCCGGGTTGGAGGCGTTGCAGGCGGTGCTGCAACCGGCCAAAACCGATTATCTGTACTTTGTGGCCCGTAAAGACGGAACCCACCAGTTTTCGAGAACCCTTGCAGAGCATAACCAGGGGGTTGACCGTTTTTTGAAAAAAGGGAAGAAAAAGCGGTTGTAG